The following proteins are co-located in the Amphiprion ocellaris isolate individual 3 ecotype Okinawa chromosome 7, ASM2253959v1, whole genome shotgun sequence genome:
- the LOC111566035 gene encoding histone H3.3A, which translates to MARTKQTARKSTGGKAPRKQLATKAARKSAPSTGGVKKPHRYRPGTVALREIRRYQKSTELLIRKLPFQRLVREIAQDFKTDLRFQSAAIGALQEASEAYLVGLFEDTNLCAIHAKRVTIMPKDIQLARRIRGERA; encoded by the exons ATGGCCCGTACCAAGCAGACTGCCCGTAAGTCCACTGGAGGTAAAGCTCCACGTAAGCAGCTGGCCACAAAGGCTGCTCGTAAGAGCGCCCCTTCCACTGGTGGTGTCAAGAAGCCCCATCGTTACAG gCCTGGTACTGTGGCTCTGCGTGAGATCCGTCGTTATCAGAAGTCCACTGAGCTGCTGATCCGCAAGCTGCCCTTCCAGCGTCTGGTGAGAGAAATCGCCCAGGACTTCAAGACCGACCTGCGTTTCCAGAGCGCCGCCATCGGAGCTCTGCAG GAGGCCAGCGAGGCCTACCTGGTGGGTCTGTTTGAGGACACCAACCTGTGCGCCATCCACGCCAAGCGTGTCACCATCATGCCCAAAGACATCCAGCTGGCACGTCGTATCCGTGGGGAGCGcgcttaa